A genome region from Bacillaceae bacterium IKA-2 includes the following:
- a CDS encoding MBL fold metallo-hydrolase produces the protein MMKKKTIALDHRIHLIDGFDLGIASRTGTYVIKEAALTLVETGPSMSVPHILTGLKELNLDPTDIQYIIVTHIHLDHAGGAGLLLEECPNAKVIVHPKGARHLVDPSRLILGAKSVYGDEFERLFEPILPIPEYKLITKEDGDTLKLSDDCQLTFYHTRGHADHHFSIYDPVSNGIFTGDTIGVRYDQIKEFEFYLPSTSPNQFHPEEMLASLNKIVHELSVERIYFGHFSVSNNPQEVYNQITYWLPKFLSLGEEVYKRGEDYQELSNNLLAVIQAHLQQKNVDNHHHVYELLNIDLNVCSMGILDYLQKKAQK, from the coding sequence ATGATGAAGAAAAAAACAATAGCTTTAGACCATCGTATCCATTTAATTGACGGTTTTGACCTTGGGATCGCTAGCCGAACTGGGACATACGTAATTAAAGAAGCGGCATTGACTTTAGTTGAAACAGGACCAAGCATGAGTGTTCCCCATATCCTTACTGGATTAAAAGAACTTAATCTAGACCCAACAGATATTCAATATATTATAGTTACTCATATTCATTTAGATCATGCCGGTGGGGCCGGACTCTTACTTGAAGAATGTCCTAATGCAAAAGTGATCGTTCATCCGAAAGGAGCTAGGCATTTAGTTGATCCATCCAGACTAATTCTTGGCGCTAAATCCGTTTATGGCGACGAGTTCGAACGTTTGTTTGAACCGATTTTACCAATCCCTGAATATAAACTAATCACAAAAGAAGACGGCGACACATTAAAACTTAGTGATGATTGCCAATTAACATTTTACCATACACGGGGACACGCTGATCACCATTTCAGCATTTATGACCCTGTTAGTAACGGTATTTTTACAGGTGATACAATTGGAGTTCGTTATGATCAAATTAAAGAATTTGAATTTTATTTACCTTCAACTTCTCCTAATCAGTTTCATCCAGAAGAAATGCTAGCGTCACTAAATAAAATTGTTCATGAACTTAGCGTTGAGCGAATTTATTTCGGTCATTTTAGCGTTTCTAACAATCCGCAAGAAGTTTATAATCAAATTACTTATTGGTTACCCAAATTTCTTAGTCTTGGTGAGGAAGTTTATAAAAGAGGAGAAGATTATCAAGAACTTAGTAATAATTTATTAGCTGTTATTCAGGCACACTTACAGCAAAAAAATGTTGACAATCATCATCATGTCTATGAACTACTTAATATTGATCTTAACGTCTGTTCAATGGGGATTTTAGATTATCTACAGAAAAAAGCGCAAAAATAG
- a CDS encoding site-specific DNA-methyltransferase yields the protein MEYRKVSHRIFDKVNENLEALQKLFPQVVKDGELDFEALSEMLGQIKEVGKEKYQLTWAGKQNAKQIANEDILGKTLNFKAVESKDSEKTGNLYIEGDNLEVLKLIRRNYNQSVKMIYIDPPYNTGKDFIYKDNFAMDKSDSDKAEGIRSELGERYQINQKTGNRYHANWLNMMYPRLIFAKDLLSIDGVIFISIDDNELTNLKMVCDEIFGENNFVASLIWQKKTGASDALGIATITENILVYSKDIHYVSTSFTKNKKSYNLDRYKHRDEFWDERGPYYIDNLDRGGLQYTKLLNYPIECPDGTNTYPNGRREFAGDGWIWMWGEKKVEWAKQNGFLEFRKSANKRSGWSICYKNYLHVDNEGKKVERAAPHKNLITNILNANAASDIKNIFQANSFKYSKPVELIELLLSFVNLQKNDIVLDFFSGSATTAQSMIKLNAADGGQRKFIMVQLPEECDQESEAFKAGFKNLCEIGKERIRRAGEKIKEEYQEIPGIESLDTGFKVFQVADTNIRWTHEALTAGQLTIDLAAMDDKDKLDFMPNATDLNVVYEIILRQPDILLSCPIEQLTGMGRRTYLFATRYLVCLESVVTADLVEKLAALEPLPIKFVFRDSAFEDNISLKDETFRRLKFFVEQNSRDTKKAYAVEFL from the coding sequence ATGGAATACCGAAAAGTGTCACACAGAATTTTTGATAAGGTAAATGAAAATCTGGAAGCGTTACAAAAACTTTTTCCACAAGTCGTAAAAGATGGTGAATTGGATTTTGAAGCGCTATCAGAGATGCTGGGGCAAATCAAAGAAGTAGGGAAAGAAAAGTATCAGCTTACATGGGCTGGAAAACAAAATGCAAAACAGATAGCTAATGAAGATATTTTAGGAAAGACGTTAAATTTTAAAGCAGTTGAAAGTAAAGACAGTGAAAAAACTGGGAACCTATATATTGAAGGTGATAATTTAGAAGTACTAAAGTTAATACGCCGAAATTATAATCAGTCTGTGAAAATGATTTATATTGATCCACCTTATAACACAGGTAAAGATTTTATTTATAAAGATAATTTTGCAATGGATAAGTCAGATAGTGATAAAGCAGAAGGGATCAGATCAGAATTAGGTGAACGTTACCAAATTAATCAAAAAACAGGTAATCGTTATCACGCTAATTGGCTAAATATGATGTACCCTAGGTTAATATTTGCTAAAGACCTTTTAAGCATTGATGGAGTTATCTTCATAAGCATTGATGATAACGAACTAACGAATTTAAAAATGGTGTGTGATGAAATATTTGGAGAAAATAATTTTGTCGCGTCACTTATTTGGCAAAAGAAAACAGGTGCCTCAGACGCGTTAGGAATTGCGACTATTACCGAGAATATCTTGGTGTATAGCAAAGATATTCATTATGTGTCGACGTCGTTTACGAAAAACAAAAAATCCTATAACCTTGATCGTTATAAACATAGAGATGAATTTTGGGATGAAAGAGGTCCATATTACATAGATAATTTAGATCGAGGTGGACTTCAATATACCAAGTTGTTAAATTATCCAATTGAGTGCCCTGATGGTACGAATACGTATCCTAATGGCAGACGAGAGTTCGCTGGCGATGGTTGGATTTGGATGTGGGGTGAAAAAAAGGTCGAATGGGCAAAACAAAATGGTTTTTTAGAGTTTAGAAAATCAGCGAACAAGAGAAGTGGTTGGTCGATATGTTATAAGAACTACTTACATGTTGATAATGAGGGGAAAAAGGTTGAACGTGCCGCACCGCATAAAAATTTAATTACCAATATTTTAAACGCTAATGCAGCTAGTGATATAAAAAATATTTTTCAAGCAAATTCTTTCAAATATTCAAAACCTGTCGAGTTAATTGAATTGCTGCTTTCATTTGTTAATCTTCAAAAAAATGATATCGTATTAGATTTTTTTTCAGGTTCAGCGACAACGGCTCAATCAATGATCAAATTAAATGCTGCTGATGGTGGTCAGCGGAAATTTATTATGGTTCAGTTACCAGAAGAGTGTGATCAAGAATCAGAAGCATTTAAAGCAGGGTTTAAAAATCTTTGTGAAATTGGTAAAGAGCGTATTCGTCGAGCTGGCGAAAAAATTAAAGAAGAGTATCAAGAAATACCTGGAATCGAAAGTTTAGATACTGGCTTTAAAGTATTTCAAGTAGCTGATACCAATATTCGATGGACACATGAAGCGTTGACAGCTGGCCAGTTGACGATTGATTTAGCAGCGATGGATGACAAAGATAAACTAGACTTTATGCCAAACGCTACAGACCTTAATGTCGTCTATGAAATTATCCTGCGTCAACCAGACATTCTCTTATCTTGTCCGATTGAACAATTAACTGGAATGGGAAGACGTACCTATCTTTTTGCGACCCGGTATCTCGTTTGTTTAGAATCTGTTGTGACAGCAGATCTTGTTGAAAAACTAGCAGCACTTGAACCTTTGCCAATTAAATTTGTGTTTAGAGATAGTGCATTTGAAGATAATATTTCATTAAAAGATGAGACGTTCAGACGTTTGAAATTTTTTGTTGAGCAGAATTCAAGGGATACGAAAAAAGCATATGCTGTTGAATTTTTATAA
- a CDS encoding DEAD/DEAH box helicase family protein, whose protein sequence is MENRVSFQFDPNLDYQMDAVRSVVDLFKGLPKQPSGLYQNTKKIKKITEGHPVCNPGINDSKRLLDNLRWVQLKNHLFADDEIQENNFTIEMETGTGKTYVYLRTILELHQEYRFRKFIIVVPSIAIRKGIEKSIEMLTEHFKALYDIDIKKHSFIYDSKNRENVSTNLVKTKDLSICVMNIQAFNKDTNKIRQEDEYGQILWEDIKYIRPIVIIDEPQKIEGTVKQKSAALNAIEGIEPLFTLRYSATHKQLYNQIYKLDSYAAFKKNLVKKIEVKTVHALIPKDTAFIRYVQFTKDLKARVEIFSQEQGGYIKFKKFNVRSGASLYELSGQLPQYRNMRIHEDPHKLKSLKIATGTEIIELLLERSTNEFTPNEVIRIQIRLAIKSHLDKQFQMLDRGEKIKVLSLFFIDSVVKVRDPQQRDGRGEYLRIFDDEYTKIITEEAYIIQFEKHKELFPEYKNIHKVREGYFARDKNNKSVDIEDWDAALSANEIKVKAKSQEDIDRGIELILEKKDELISFQEPLAFIISHSALREGWDNPNVFTLCTLKSGGSDIAKKQEIGRGLRLPVDSNGNQRKEAGINELTIITNDTYDHFAEVLQKDFNESISYKKNEVTAEVLFETLRSAEVPAAKVTSELVNIFKEELKEAGITTVNNILTANADQIELLEFMNETLHEHCQKIRGNFVKFMIKRGTNKIPIRNGNNEVPINEEHHFVSEEDFLKLFQSLANKTEKHSLYKVNINKDLFIQECTTEINDYLQHMKISSEYIVTEAKNSYSDLKQLELIKSKEGTLETGIVKVIEEKSEFEKINYIMYHTMLPRLAILKIIRGLNKQVLLNNQDILDQVTRKIEDKFKKAKAASLYAYEKIAGYDIEHGKIFELDDMDEEVFNRETSSIFVSAGRKALSKHFWMDSSNEFEFVQSLENNPNVLLFTKLSKAGFVIDTPDRNYSPDWALVCRVAENKARLFFIVEIKKSKKEQNLSEIGKLKIKCEIQHFEAVSNMVTLDWVKDYQNFKNKFAVKDTI, encoded by the coding sequence GTGGAAAATCGAGTCTCATTTCAGTTTGATCCTAATTTAGATTACCAAATGGACGCGGTTCGTTCAGTAGTCGATTTATTCAAAGGACTACCAAAACAGCCTTCTGGTTTGTATCAAAATACAAAAAAAATCAAAAAAATTACTGAAGGTCATCCTGTTTGTAACCCAGGGATTAACGATAGCAAACGACTATTAGATAATTTGCGTTGGGTGCAGTTAAAAAATCATTTATTTGCAGATGATGAAATTCAAGAAAATAATTTTACAATTGAAATGGAAACAGGGACAGGGAAGACGTATGTTTATTTGAGAACGATCCTTGAGCTTCATCAAGAATACCGTTTCAGAAAGTTTATCATCGTTGTTCCTTCAATAGCGATCCGTAAAGGTATTGAAAAATCTATTGAGATGCTTACCGAGCATTTCAAAGCTCTTTATGACATTGATATCAAAAAGCATAGCTTTATTTACGATAGTAAAAATCGAGAAAATGTTAGTACAAACTTAGTTAAAACAAAAGACTTAAGTATTTGTGTGATGAACATTCAAGCTTTCAATAAAGACACGAATAAAATTAGACAAGAAGATGAATACGGCCAAATTTTATGGGAGGATATTAAATATATTCGTCCAATTGTAATTATTGATGAACCGCAAAAGATCGAAGGAACAGTAAAGCAAAAATCAGCAGCACTAAATGCAATCGAAGGAATCGAACCATTATTTACTTTGCGTTACTCAGCAACGCATAAGCAGCTGTACAACCAAATTTATAAGTTAGATTCTTATGCGGCTTTTAAAAAGAATTTAGTTAAGAAAATAGAAGTAAAAACAGTACATGCGCTAATACCAAAGGATACAGCATTTATACGCTATGTGCAGTTTACGAAAGATCTAAAAGCGAGGGTTGAGATTTTTTCACAAGAACAAGGTGGCTATATTAAATTCAAAAAATTTAATGTTCGTAGTGGAGCATCGTTATATGAATTATCGGGTCAGTTGCCACAATATCGAAATATGCGAATTCACGAGGATCCACATAAATTAAAATCGCTAAAAATAGCAACGGGTACTGAAATTATCGAACTTTTATTAGAGAGAAGTACAAATGAATTTACTCCAAATGAAGTGATACGAATTCAAATTCGACTTGCGATAAAAAGCCACCTAGACAAACAATTTCAAATGCTCGATCGAGGTGAGAAAATAAAAGTATTATCACTGTTTTTTATTGACTCAGTTGTCAAAGTAAGAGATCCACAGCAAAGAGACGGACGTGGTGAGTATCTTCGTATTTTTGATGATGAATACACAAAAATCATTACTGAAGAAGCGTACATTATCCAGTTTGAAAAACATAAAGAGTTGTTTCCCGAATATAAAAATATTCATAAAGTTCGAGAAGGTTATTTTGCGAGAGATAAAAACAACAAGTCTGTCGATATAGAAGATTGGGACGCAGCCCTCAGCGCCAATGAAATAAAAGTTAAAGCGAAGTCACAAGAAGACATTGACCGAGGTATTGAGCTAATTTTAGAAAAAAAAGATGAACTAATTTCTTTTCAAGAACCTTTAGCATTTATTATTTCGCATTCAGCGTTGCGTGAGGGCTGGGATAATCCAAATGTGTTTACACTTTGCACATTAAAAAGTGGTGGATCAGACATAGCTAAGAAACAAGAAATTGGACGAGGTTTACGATTGCCGGTTGATAGTAATGGGAATCAACGGAAAGAAGCAGGTATTAATGAGTTAACGATTATTACTAATGATACGTATGATCATTTTGCAGAGGTGCTACAAAAAGATTTTAATGAAAGTATTTCATACAAAAAAAATGAAGTAACAGCGGAAGTATTATTTGAAACATTGAGATCAGCGGAAGTACCAGCTGCAAAAGTCACGTCTGAACTAGTTAATATTTTTAAAGAAGAGCTAAAAGAAGCTGGGATTACGACAGTTAATAATATTTTAACTGCAAACGCAGACCAGATTGAACTTCTTGAATTTATGAATGAAACGTTACATGAACATTGTCAAAAAATCCGTGGGAATTTTGTTAAGTTTATGATCAAAAGGGGAACAAATAAAATTCCAATTAGAAATGGTAACAATGAAGTTCCGATAAATGAAGAGCACCACTTTGTATCAGAAGAAGATTTTCTGAAATTGTTTCAAAGCTTAGCAAATAAAACTGAAAAACACTCTCTTTACAAAGTGAATATTAATAAAGACCTCTTTATTCAAGAATGCACCACGGAGATAAATGATTATCTACAACATATGAAAATTTCTAGTGAATACATAGTTACAGAAGCAAAAAATAGTTATTCAGATCTGAAACAGTTGGAACTAATAAAAAGCAAAGAGGGCACTTTAGAAACTGGGATAGTAAAAGTGATTGAGGAAAAAAGTGAGTTTGAAAAGATCAACTACATTATGTACCACACGATGCTACCTCGATTAGCGATTTTGAAAATTATTAGAGGGCTAAACAAACAAGTTCTTCTTAACAATCAGGATATTTTAGATCAAGTAACGAGAAAAATTGAGGACAAGTTCAAAAAAGCTAAGGCAGCAAGTCTTTACGCATACGAGAAGATTGCTGGCTATGACATAGAGCATGGGAAAATCTTTGAGCTAGATGATATGGACGAAGAAGTTTTTAACCGTGAGACATCATCTATTTTCGTTTCAGCTGGGAGAAAGGCTTTAAGCAAACATTTTTGGATGGATAGTTCTAATGAATTTGAATTTGTGCAAAGCTTAGAAAATAATCCTAATGTTCTACTGTTTACGAAGTTGAGCAAAGCTGGGTTTGTCATTGACACACCTGATAGAAATTATTCTCCTGACTGGGCACTAGTTTGTAGAGTGGCAGAAAATAAAGCGCGTCTGTTTTTTATTGTCGAAATAAAAAAATCTAAAAAAGAACAGAACCTATCGGAAATCGGGAAATTGAAAATCAAATGCGAAATACAACATTTTGAAGCCGTTTCAAATATGGTTACGCTTGACTGGGTGAAAGATTATCAGAACTTTAAAAATAAGTTTGCCGTTAAAGATACAATTTAA
- a CDS encoding toxic anion resistance protein translates to MEEKGTFKLDIDDKVKDYFKPLKNEADINQLLEKLNGLGIEAQKDAGESLEALKRPVTDMMKQPNNDLPKNLLRLRDIVGELEPSHLKKGQLQGFLNRILGRNPMDQYAKKYKTVEAQVDNIIEALLVGKDKLQEDTVMLYQLKEVAISRINSLTEQIEIGKKLSNLLEEKMLEEEWQDSKTALQKGQQKVISRVKNMSQAVLVLQQSLASVDLIVENNEKLEEAIFNAITMTKNIITVTASIQLALGNQKTVIDAVKNVNAATEAMLLSNAQALKSNTEETLKMLEEPAIALETFRKAYEDVYSAIQITESSNERIIESGKKFILELDELNTKMKQKLLD, encoded by the coding sequence ATGGAAGAAAAAGGTACTTTTAAATTAGATATAGATGATAAAGTTAAAGACTATTTTAAACCGTTAAAAAACGAAGCCGATATCAATCAATTATTGGAGAAACTTAACGGCCTCGGTATTGAAGCCCAAAAAGATGCTGGCGAATCACTGGAAGCTTTAAAACGACCAGTAACCGATATGATGAAGCAACCAAATAACGATCTTCCAAAGAACTTGCTACGACTTCGAGACATTGTTGGTGAGCTTGAACCTAGCCATTTAAAAAAGGGTCAACTACAAGGTTTTTTAAATCGTATTTTAGGAAGAAATCCGATGGACCAATATGCCAAGAAATATAAAACCGTTGAGGCTCAAGTAGATAACATTATCGAAGCACTTCTTGTTGGCAAGGATAAATTACAAGAAGACACAGTCATGCTTTATCAATTAAAAGAAGTTGCCATTTCAAGAATAAACAGTTTAACTGAACAGATTGAAATCGGTAAAAAATTAAGTAATCTCTTAGAAGAAAAAATGTTAGAGGAAGAGTGGCAAGACAGTAAAACCGCACTCCAAAAAGGTCAGCAAAAAGTAATTTCGCGAGTAAAAAATATGTCCCAGGCTGTTCTTGTACTGCAACAATCATTGGCAAGTGTAGATTTAATTGTTGAAAATAACGAAAAGCTGGAAGAAGCAATTTTCAATGCGATAACAATGACCAAAAACATCATTACGGTAACTGCTTCGATTCAACTAGCTTTAGGGAATCAAAAAACAGTTATTGATGCTGTAAAAAATGTTAATGCTGCAACGGAAGCCATGCTTCTATCCAACGCTCAAGCTTTGAAATCAAATACAGAAGAAACATTAAAGATGTTAGAAGAGCCCGCTATTGCCCTTGAAACATTTCGCAAAGCATATGAGGACGTATATTCTGCAATCCAGATTACCGAAAGTTCAAACGAGCGAATCATTGAAAGCGGCAAGAAATTTATTCTTGAATTGGATGAGCTAAACACAAAAATGAAACAAAAGCTACTAGATTAA
- a CDS encoding sodium:calcium antiporter produces the protein MLFLIFLIIAVITIVTATRLSRYADVISKKTTVGGMLIGSMLLAGATSLPEITTSYTSIILDNPDLAVGNILGSNMFNLVILASLDLYFRKDQFFEQIWNQHRYTAGIGFGLMFIILFSLQSNFMFIILGVGIDTFIILATYIIGMTIVSRLKQTPKNTQVEKDLKVPLPSLTAKQAMKRFIVAALIILISGTLLTITADRIAIVTGLGSSFIGSFLLAASTSLPEAVACFVACKLRNFNLAIASIFGSNLFNILILCGTDVFYRTGPLLVHVDPVHELTASLVIALYVVTFYSLIRSKVKTKYHYAVPSLITIFSYLITSYYIFFS, from the coding sequence ATGTTATTTTTAATTTTTTTGATTATTGCAGTGATCACTATTGTAACTGCAACAAGGCTTTCAAGATATGCTGATGTCATCAGCAAAAAAACAACAGTTGGAGGAATGCTAATTGGATCGATGTTGTTAGCAGGAGCAACGTCCTTACCGGAAATTACAACGAGCTATACTTCTATCATCTTAGATAATCCTGATTTAGCAGTCGGGAACATCTTAGGTAGTAATATGTTTAACTTAGTTATTCTTGCTTCTTTAGATCTATACTTTAGAAAAGATCAATTTTTTGAACAAATTTGGAATCAGCATCGTTACACTGCTGGAATCGGCTTTGGTCTAATGTTTATAATTTTATTTTCCCTTCAGTCAAATTTTATGTTTATTATTTTGGGGGTGGGAATTGATACATTTATCATTTTAGCAACCTACATTATTGGTATGACTATCGTCTCAAGGTTAAAACAAACTCCAAAAAACACTCAAGTTGAGAAAGATTTAAAAGTTCCTCTGCCGTCTTTGACGGCAAAGCAAGCAATGAAACGCTTTATTGTTGCAGCGCTAATTATTTTAATTAGTGGAACCCTTTTAACGATTACAGCAGATCGAATTGCCATTGTAACTGGACTAGGTTCAAGTTTTATCGGGAGCTTTCTACTTGCTGCATCAACATCTTTACCTGAAGCTGTTGCTTGTTTTGTCGCCTGTAAATTACGGAATTTTAATTTGGCGATCGCTTCAATCTTTGGCAGTAATTTATTTAACATTCTTATCCTTTGTGGAACTGATGTTTTTTATCGAACGGGTCCGCTCCTTGTCCATGTTGATCCTGTTCATGAGCTAACAGCTTCTTTAGTGATTGCGCTTTATGTCGTGACGTTTTATTCACTAATTCGATCTAAAGTAAAAACAAAATATCATTATGCCGTCCCTTCACTAATTACTATTTTTTCTTATCTGATCACGAGTTATTATATCTTTTTTTCATAA
- a CDS encoding YqkE family protein, whose product MRNQRNNKNQNQKDDRSIKINERIGSDCLEKLKLASKQLKDAEILEKSKAREKAVQEKINKEKNKSFEELLDESSLDWKSFK is encoded by the coding sequence ATGAGGAATCAGCGTAATAACAAAAATCAAAATCAAAAAGATGATCGTTCAATTAAAATAAACGAACGCATAGGTTCGGATTGTTTAGAAAAATTAAAGTTAGCTAGTAAACAGCTTAAAGATGCCGAAATCCTTGAGAAATCTAAAGCGCGAGAAAAGGCTGTTCAGGAAAAAATTAACAAAGAAAAAAATAAATCATTTGAAGAACTACTTGACGAAAGTAGTTTAGATTGGAAATCATTTAAATAA
- a CDS encoding YpjP family protein: MRLWLTKLSVVLITFMTFGMFIPPTYLDAEANDQELVSEDKLSSTTIINPESANESLANLAESKRPIDPYEQFVAYAAEQAKYQSFQKFGPKIVAHVQDEFIDAILPKVEEVIRELAQNANEADLVRFEVSEKPASGYGERIFHIFDQQTKEDVARFHVKRVNHPKKGFSFNFHYHLQKDKFEHHYHLGNIDWNKNTPPKWMS, from the coding sequence ATGAGACTGTGGTTAACAAAACTGTCAGTAGTCTTAATTACCTTTATGACTTTTGGGATGTTTATCCCACCAACTTATTTAGATGCTGAGGCAAATGACCAGGAATTAGTAAGTGAAGATAAATTAAGCTCTACGACCATTATAAATCCAGAATCAGCGAACGAATCTTTAGCTAACTTGGCGGAATCAAAGAGACCAATAGACCCATACGAGCAATTCGTTGCTTATGCCGCCGAGCAAGCAAAATACCAATCTTTTCAAAAATTTGGTCCGAAAATAGTTGCTCATGTTCAAGATGAATTTATCGATGCAATTTTACCGAAAGTTGAAGAAGTTATTCGTGAACTAGCTCAAAATGCAAACGAAGCAGATCTTGTAAGATTTGAAGTGTCTGAAAAACCAGCTAGTGGATATGGGGAGAGAATTTTTCATATCTTTGATCAACAGACAAAGGAAGATGTAGCTCGTTTTCATGTTAAAAGAGTCAATCATCCAAAAAAAGGGTTCTCTTTTAATTTTCATTACCACTTACAGAAAGATAAATTTGAACATCATTACCATTTAGGAAATATCGACTGGAATAAAAATACTCCACCCAAGTGGATGTCGTAA
- a CDS encoding diacylglycerol kinase family lipid kinase, which yields MYFFIINKQSGNGFKVWKKLLPLLAKLNIEYKTSFITKNEQLLNLKAEINSLHIKAIVIVGGDGTVHHILPFIEEASIPIGIIPAGSGNDFARALKIPKKSSLALKKLLQGTVKQVDIIYVNGEPCTSVVGVGFDAKVTDITNRSNIKQWLNYLKIGKFSYVVGVLRTLFLFKPKEVVITVDGKKRTYPHVWLIAIANTPFYGGGLKICPTANETDGILNICIADSLSKWEVLLLFPLIFLGKHTVHQGVTFVKGKTIEISTDLPLLVQADGEVLGTTPVSITVSKQKLNIIL from the coding sequence TTGTATTTCTTTATCATAAATAAGCAATCAGGAAACGGGTTTAAAGTTTGGAAAAAACTGCTTCCGCTACTAGCTAAACTGAATATAGAATATAAAACAAGTTTTATTACAAAAAATGAACAGTTACTAAATCTAAAAGCTGAAATTAATTCTTTACATATAAAAGCAATCGTTATTGTTGGCGGTGATGGAACTGTTCATCATATCCTACCATTCATTGAAGAGGCTTCAATACCAATCGGAATTATTCCGGCTGGATCCGGAAATGATTTTGCTCGAGCATTAAAAATCCCTAAAAAAAGCAGTCTTGCTTTAAAAAAGCTCCTTCAAGGAACTGTAAAGCAAGTTGATATCATCTATGTCAATGGTGAGCCATGCACATCAGTTGTTGGTGTCGGATTCGATGCAAAGGTTACGGATATAACAAATCGCTCAAATATTAAACAATGGTTAAACTATCTTAAGATTGGAAAGTTTTCTTATGTTGTCGGAGTCTTACGTACCCTTTTTTTATTTAAGCCAAAAGAAGTAGTTATTACTGTCGACGGCAAGAAAAGAACTTATCCCCATGTGTGGTTGATCGCTATCGCCAATACGCCTTTTTACGGTGGTGGTCTTAAAATTTGCCCCACTGCTAATGAGACAGATGGAATATTGAATATTTGTATTGCTGACTCCCTATCAAAATGGGAAGTATTATTGCTCTTTCCGTTAATTTTCCTTGGAAAGCATACCGTTCATCAAGGTGTCACATTTGTCAAAGGGAAAACAATCGAAATTTCAACAGATCTTCCGCTTCTTGTACAAGCTGACGGTGAAGTTTTAGGAACGACACCGGTTTCAATAACCGTTTCGAAACAAAAACTGAATATTATTCTCTAA
- a CDS encoding twin-arginine translocase TatA/TatE family subunit encodes MLTNIGIPGLVLILVIALIIFGPKKLPELGKAVGQTLREFKTSTRELTKDVTEEFEDEKPKPKSKEKEKE; translated from the coding sequence ATGTTAACAAACATCGGGATACCAGGATTGGTTCTCATTCTTGTTATTGCATTAATTATCTTCGGTCCAAAAAAATTACCTGAATTAGGAAAAGCAGTAGGGCAAACATTGAGGGAATTTAAAACATCAACACGAGAGTTAACAAAGGATGTTACTGAAGAATTTGAAGATGAGAAACCAAAACCGAAATCAAAAGAAAAAGAAAAAGAATAA
- the tatC gene encoding twin-arginine translocase subunit TatC, whose amino-acid sequence MSDQSMNLLDHLDEFRKRIMIILAAFIVFFIASFIFVRDIYDWLVKDLEMQLTVLGPMEIIYVYLMLAGVVAIGLTIPIIIFQIWLFVKPALTKREQALSLAYIPASLLLFITGLSFGYFIVLPLVLNFLFGLGIDMFTIMFTTEKYFSFVLRMTIPFSILFEMPLVVMFLTSLGIVTPIGMRKNRKYAFFTIVVISVLISPPDFISDVLVIIPLLFLYEVSIILSGFVYRKKIKREREQEKE is encoded by the coding sequence ATGAGCGATCAAAGTATGAACCTCCTTGATCACTTAGATGAATTTAGAAAACGAATCATGATTATTTTAGCGGCATTTATCGTATTTTTTATTGCTAGCTTTATTTTCGTAAGAGATATTTATGATTGGTTAGTAAAGGACTTGGAGATGCAACTAACTGTCCTTGGGCCAATGGAAATTATTTATGTTTATTTAATGTTAGCCGGAGTCGTTGCGATTGGCTTAACAATACCAATTATTATTTTCCAAATTTGGTTATTTGTGAAACCAGCATTGACGAAGCGTGAACAAGCGTTATCACTAGCTTATATCCCTGCTTCATTGCTGTTATTTATTACTGGATTGTCATTTGGCTATTTTATCGTCTTACCCCTAGTCTTAAACTTTTTATTTGGTTTAGGTATAGACATGTTCACAATAATGTTCACAACAGAGAAATATTTTAGCTTTGTACTTCGGATGACGATTCCATTTAGTATCCTATTTGAAATGCCTTTAGTTGTTATGTTTTTAACAAGTCTAGGAATAGTAACACCTATAGGAATGCGTAAAAATCGCAAGTATGCATTTTTTACAATTGTAGTTATATCTGTCTTGATTTCACCACCTGATTTTATTTCTGATGTATTAGTAATTATTCCTTTACTTTTCTTATATGAAGTGAGCATTATTTTATCGGGATTTGTTTATCGGAAAAAAATAAAGCGCGAGCGCGAGCAAGAAAAAGAATAG